The region AACAAATCGGCGTTGTCGGCATGGCGGTAATGGGCCGCAATCTGGCATTGAACATCGAAAGCCGTGGTTACACCGTTTCTATCTTTAACCGTTCAGGCGACAAGACTGACGAGGTTATCGCTGAGAACCCGGGTAAAAACCTGGCGCCGTTCTACACCGTCGAAGAGTTTGTCGAATCGCTGGAAAAACCACGCCGCATTTTGCTGATGGTGAAAGCGGGTGAAGCGACAGACAAAACCATTGCTTCCCTGACTCCGCACCTGGATAAAGGTGACATTCTGATCGACGGTGGCAACACCTATTATCAGGACACCATCCGTCGTAACCGCGAACTGTCTGATCAAGGTTTCAACTTCATCGGTACCGGCGTTTCCGGTGGTGAAGAGGGTGCGTTGAAAGGGCCTTCAATCATGCCTGGCGGCCAGAAAGAAGCATATGAGCTGGTAGCGCCAATCCTGAAGAAAATCGCTGCGGTTGCCGAAGGCGAGCCTTGCGTGACCTACATCGGTGCTGACGGTGCCGGCCACTACGTGAAGATGGTGCATAACGGCATCGAATACGGCGACATGCAGCTGATCGCAGAAGCCTATTCCCTGTTGAAACAGGCGCTGAACCTGAACAACGAAGAGCTGGCTGAGACCTTCGCCGAGTGGAACAAAGGCGAACTGAACAGCTACCTGATCGACATCACCAAAGACATCTTCACCAAGAAAGACGAAGAAGGTAAATACCTGGTCGATGTGATCCTGGATGAAGCGGCCAACAAGGGCACCGGCAAATGGACCAGCCAGAGCTCTCTGGATCTGGGCGAGCCGCTGTCGCTGATCACCGAATCCGTTTTCGCGCGTTACCTGTCCTCACTGAAAGACCAACGCGTTGCCGCGTCTAAAGTGCTGACCGGTCCTAAAGCTGCGCCAGTAAGCGGCGACAAAGCTGAGTTCATCGAGAAAGTGCGCCGTGCGCTGTACCTGGGCAAAATCGTTTCTTACGCGCAGGGCTTCTCTCAGTTGAAAGCGGCTTCTCAGGAAAATAACTGGGATCTGCACTATGGCGATATCGCCAAGATCTTCCGCGCCGGTTGTATCATCCGCGCTCAGTTCCTGCAGAAAATCACCGATGCTTACGCAGACAATGCCGACATCGCCAACCTGCTGCTGGCACCATACTTCAAGCAGATCGCTGATGAATATCAGCAAGCGCTGCGCGATGTGGTGTCCTATGCGGTGCAGAACGGCATCCCAACGCCAACTTTCTCTGCAGCCATCGCGTACTACGACAGCTACCGCTCAGCAGTACTGCCTGCCAACCTGATCCAGGCGCAGCGCGACTACTTCGGTGCCCACACTTATAAGCGTATCGACAAAGAAGGTGTATTCCATACCGAATGGATGGAGTAATTAACCGCCTTTAGTAAAGCCGCCGGGGAAACCCGGCGGTTTCATATAAAAATTACGAATTCTTCATAAAGTAAGTCTTGGGATAATAATTCAACAACGAATTGTCATAAACAGCCTCGTTTTTATAATAAGAGTTAGGATGGAAGTTGACCTCCATACCAAGTAGTGAACCTAAGATAGCAATATGCAACCTGTCGGTATTCACAGTTTTATACTCTTGTAAGAAGCTGATCAGAGAACGTGTTGAGTTTCTGGCAAGAGGCACGTTATCCCAAAAGTCACCGTTCCAGGTGAGCGATATATCGTAATTATTTTCCCGATGTTCTTTTGTTAATGACTCGGAGTCTGTTCTATAACAGGAAACTACCTTTTTTTTCGCAACGATTGAAGTTACGTAATTTTCTTTATTAAGATAAAATGCCATATCATGAGTCAATATAATTGATTCATTAGGAATATAACCTAACTTCAATAATTTTGCATAAGATATTTTTTCCCTGCAGCAAATAAATAATGAGTTTTTGTTGGCTTCAAAAAAGTCCTCATATCCATTTATTGTTGATGGGAATATAATTGTTTTTGCAAATTTATGAATATTGTCTCGTATGAAATCACGACCTTCTGCGTAATAACCTTCAATGAGATTTCCGCCGCCGCCAAAGAGTAATATATCTCTTTCGGGTGTGTAATTTTCCGTGGCGTCATAAGGCGAAAAGTTAAAATTATTTCCTTCAAGGAAATCATACGTCGCAGCAGCGATGACGCCATCACCTGCGTTTCCTGGATTGGCTTTGTAAATAAAACGGTAATTTTCGCAATATGACTTTAACAATAGGGTCAGTGGATTTTCGTTTTTATGTAACATCATGTAACTCCGCGTTTCGCAATAACATAATAGTTGAAAGTACTGTGAACACGCTCCTTCGCATAGAGATAGTATGTACCGTACTGAATTTTTGTTCTCATATCAACAACTATATATTTGTTACTAAATTATAATAATAATAATTAAATTAGACAATAAATGATTTAAAAGGATTAGTTTAGAATGAAGAAAGTTCTTATTGTTACTCCCGACATTGAAGGTCCAATTCGTAATGGGGGAATAGGCACAGCATTTACCTCTCTGGCAGTAAATATGGCCAAGGAGGGATTCGATATCGATGTTCTTTATACCTGTGGTGATTACTCTGAATCAGGTGATAAAAATATTGATTATTGGATTGATGTATACAGTGAGCATAAGGTTAATCTTATTGTTCTTCCATCATTGAGCGAGGTTAATATTGACGCTCCTTATTTTAGAAGAAAAAGCTATACTGTATATGACTGGTTAAAAAACAATGATAAGTATGAGGTCGTCATTAGCTGTGAATGGCAGGCCGATTTGTATTACTCGCTCCTGAGTAAGGAGCAGGGTTTGTTCTTTGAAAAAACAACCTTTATTGTTAATACTCATAGTTCGACGCTTTGGGCCGATGAGGGCAATTATCAATTGCCTTACGATCAGAATCACATGGAATTGTATTTCATGGAGCAGAAGGTCGTTGAGATGGCAGATCAGGTTATTAGCCCATCCCAATACCTTTTAGACTGGATGAAAGATAAGAAATGGGTTCTGCCGGAGCGCAGCCAGGTTATCTTTAACTGCGAACCCTTCTCTATACA is a window of Serratia plymuthica DNA encoding:
- the gndA gene encoding NADP-dependent phosphogluconate dehydrogenase, encoding MSKQQIGVVGMAVMGRNLALNIESRGYTVSIFNRSGDKTDEVIAENPGKNLAPFYTVEEFVESLEKPRRILLMVKAGEATDKTIASLTPHLDKGDILIDGGNTYYQDTIRRNRELSDQGFNFIGTGVSGGEEGALKGPSIMPGGQKEAYELVAPILKKIAAVAEGEPCVTYIGADGAGHYVKMVHNGIEYGDMQLIAEAYSLLKQALNLNNEELAETFAEWNKGELNSYLIDITKDIFTKKDEEGKYLVDVILDEAANKGTGKWTSQSSLDLGEPLSLITESVFARYLSSLKDQRVAASKVLTGPKAAPVSGDKAEFIEKVRRALYLGKIVSYAQGFSQLKAASQENNWDLHYGDIAKIFRAGCIIRAQFLQKITDAYADNADIANLLLAPYFKQIADEYQQALRDVVSYAVQNGIPTPTFSAAIAYYDSYRSAVLPANLIQAQRDYFGAHTYKRIDKEGVFHTEWME
- a CDS encoding polysaccharide pyruvyl transferase family protein — translated: MMLHKNENPLTLLLKSYCENYRFIYKANPGNAGDGVIAAATYDFLEGNNFNFSPYDATENYTPERDILLFGGGGNLIEGYYAEGRDFIRDNIHKFAKTIIFPSTINGYEDFFEANKNSLFICCREKISYAKLLKLGYIPNESIILTHDMAFYLNKENYVTSIVAKKKVVSCYRTDSESLTKEHRENNYDISLTWNGDFWDNVPLARNSTRSLISFLQEYKTVNTDRLHIAILGSLLGMEVNFHPNSYYKNEAVYDNSLLNYYPKTYFMKNS